The DNA region tgtactatggcggttttggagcagtggcttcttccttgctgagcagcctttcaggttatgtcgatataggactcattttactgtggatatagatatttgtctacttgtttcatccagcatcttcacaaggtcctttgctgttgttctgttattgatttgcactttcagCACCAAACTTTGTTCATCTCAAGGAGAcaaaatgcatctccttcctgagcggtatgatggctgcatggtcctattgtgtttatatttgcgtactattgtttgtacagatgcacgtggtaccttcagacacttggaaattgctcccaaggaaaccagacttgtgaaggtccacaatttgttttctgaggtcttggctgatttcttttgtatTTTCCCATGTCAAGCAAAttggcattgagtttgaaggtaggccttaaaatagatttacaggtacacctccaattgactcaaattagcctatcagactctaattgtctaaaggcttgacatcattttctggaattttccaagcggcttaaaggcaaagttaacttggtgtatgcaaacttctgacccactggaattgtgatatagtcaattcaaagtgaaacaatctgtctgaaaacaattgttggaaaaatgactcgtgtcatgcacaaacgacttgccaaaactatagtttgctaatatgaaatctgtggagtggttaaaaaatgagtttaatgacttcaacctaagtgtatgtaaacttctgacttcaactgtagatatcAAACAATCGATAAACGCATTCCATAAAAAATGATAGTGTATGGGACAAAGAAGGTTAGTCAATCCTCTACAATATGACAATTCTATAAAAGATTCTTTAGCTTGTGATAAATATTCTAAAAGCTTTTTAAATGGTGATGTGTCTTGCTTGTCAACTTTTGATTGGActgcccaaaatgcatcttagtaccaggtgtaaacagagcCATTGATACTCATTTCCAGTAAAAGTGTCTGAAGAATGAGGATTTATGAATAGATTTACATTCCCTGGAGTGAATAATCACAAAAACATCTTTGCAATGCAAGACAGATATAAATGGTTATATAGACACAAGACCGAAACAGTTTAGCATGCAAATAATTGCAATAAAGATGATTAACAATTCTTAATGCACATATTGCAAAGACATCAGCATTGTTGATTATATTTTGGATGATGGATGATGTTACAATGTTAACCAATACACTAACAATGTCttctaaaaaaataaaggttataataaaataaatagcacaaCTAGGTTTGAATGAAGTCTGTACGTGAGCTGCTTCAAACTCATTGCAAAAAAACCTGTGAAATATgtcatactaaaaaaaaaaaaaaaaactgttttagatATTAACAAAGTcaataaactgtaaaatgtaaatgacaaTAGATAAGTTAAACGAACTTGATATCATTACAGTATCTGTTAAGAACAAAGGCTCAAATGAAACCTACTTTGACTTCTTATGTTTGGAGGATCTGTCAGGGGAGAGCTCATGGCTAGGCGTCCGTGACCCAGCTGAACTCTTTCCCCCATCTCGTTTAGGGTCCTTTTTACGGCGCTCAATAGCCAATCGAAGGTCCAATGAATCACCTTCATGCTTTTTACCATGATCCTGTGGAGACACAACAATGACCCGAAATGTTAacaaatttatttgaattgatACAGTGTACACCCAGTAAACTTAAGATAAAACTTCTTCAAGCCCAGATTAATGCTATGTCAAAATAACCGTAATTTCTAAAGGACAAACTCCAAATATTAGTTTTTATGGAAACGCTCATAATGGCAAATAGATCCACGTGCGACTTTTTAATTGATGATGGCAAAATACTTAAATTCTCTACAttcttttacaaaatcctgaaccAAAACAGCGCACCAGGTAATGTTGGCTAAAACAAAATAACATATTaaacagacatacagtatgtagccATCTTTAACGGTTGAATCTGCTGCCATTTTGGTTGTTTTTACATGACGTAAAAAGGTCAAGGTAGAGAAATACATAAAATACGCCATTTCCAACTTGTAATTATGAGTTTGACTTGAACAGTTTTTACTAGTCGGAAATGTTACAGTAATCCCAATGTTATGTGAATGCAGCATAAGGTTTGCCAGACCAAGTTGGACTACAATGCAATTTCAATAATCATGTTTTGAACTGAACTTAAAATTAAACTTTGACTTAAGAAAAATGTAAGGATTTGGGTTAACCTGGGCAAAGaaagtaaaacatttaattgatagctaaagtaaaactaaatgaaccAGAACACATTGAGAACGGTTTACTCACACTGTAAAGGCAGATTACTATAATCCTGACAGTCAAAACCCAGCTGAAAAATTCCATCTAATGGCCACTTTAGGAATAACCTCAAAATCcaaccttattttattcagtcacCCTCTCTGACTTGAAAAGTATTGGTTGGTCTCAGAATTTAGTTTGGCCAAGATGTAACAACCAACGATATGGGTTTGTGTAATCTGAGAGGTAATATGATGTTATATACCATATCATACATTGAGACATCCACTGAATTTGTGACATACATCTAACAAGTGACTTGATGACAGAAAACGCACAAATCTCATGAGAAAGCAGCATGCTCCTTGCTTTCCTCATATTGACTAGTACTGAGCCTCACGTTTGTTTATTAACACATTTTTGAAGAGATATACTTACTATTGCATTGGTTAGCGGTCCAGTGAAAGGCTTGGACACAGGATCAATTGTCACTTCCATTTGATTAGCCATTTTGTTTGGGTAAGTATGTACCCACGATTAATCATACGACAAAGGCTGGAGGGTAAGAGCATAAAGCTCAGTAATACAAGACTGCAATTGGGGTTCTTGAGTATTAGCATTAGAGACCTCATTGCACATTTCTGCTGTTTCAGCTGGTACACATTTGGGCAGGAATTTCAGATTTGAAAACGCTCTGTCACCTTGTAGCCGCTCTCTTCGAAATCCTCAAACAGGTGAGAGTGCTTCTTAAAAGCACTGGGAGACACATCGATTCTCCTGTAAAAGAACACTGAGGAATTATGAATGGGAAAAGAAAACAAGGCAAATAAACCATAATTAGGAAGTATTTATGGGTGTTTTTATTCTTCGAGTTGAACGGAATCAGAATGCAATGCACCTACCTGTGGATCTCAGGACTCTTCTTTGGCTTCATCATTTCCATCTCTGCTGCTTTTCTTTGGTATATTCCAAATCGTTCATTCAGAGTCATCCCAGATGACTGGAAATGTTGAGCTATATTCATAGGGtaaaaaagtaatttcctggaTGTCATCATATTGAAGTACAAGTACAAAAATTAAGCCAAAAATCTCAttacatttcacacaaaaatggtccGAGGACTGAACCTTGAGGGTACCTCAAAAAACACcctctcttgttgttccaaaccaaagcATTCAGAAACATTTACACTAAAATTAAACTATGGAGATGTAAGgtagaatgctagcctcagtcaccattcacttttttccatacattctgcctaacatctcctgttgtaTTTCACTAGGGGAAAACTCAAAtatgtttggaataacatgagggtgagtaaatgatgacaatttttatttttgagtgaacaatccctttatagACTAACAAGAGTTGTACACAACCACTAGCTTAGACAGGAATTACCTTTAATATGATGTACTATGGTGACTATGTGTTGAGCAAATAGCTCCGAAGGGCTCCTGCGAAGCTGAGCAGCCTGAATATGTTGGAAGATTGAGCGAAACTCCTCATGATCTTTTTTACCAGGGTGCAAGAGATCCCGTGATAAATGTCTTTCTTTACCTAATGCACCTGATGAGCTGAGGGAAAGCAATTAGAGTGATACACATGCATCCAGCAGTCATACagaaatgacaacaaaattagcaTGACTAGAAAAGCAGTAAATGTGATTTCCAGAAACAACATTTTCTATGCATACCTCTCTCCTTCATCAGTAAatgcttttacactgaaattaaaCTTTGGTTCTCTTTTCACTGTGGATTTAGCTGGGGGTGAGGCCTCTCTTCCAGCTGGGAACACTGGCCTGCCTATAGAGGGCGACAGAGAGGACGGACTTATCCtgctctttttcttttccttcttcTTGGCGGCCTTCTCTTCCTTTCTTGTCGCGTGCTTCCGACTGCAGTAAAGTTCCACATCCAGTTCCTCCTCGACGTCTTCATCCCTCCGTGAAGAAGCTTTGTTGGAGAGATAGACAGAGTCGTCCCATTTGCCGAAACGCTCCTCGCTAAAGTCTCGCAATGAGAGAGGGACTTTGTCTTTATACTTGGACTCTTCCTCATTCTTCCTATCTTTCATTTCCTGGCGGTACTCCTCCTCCTCAGGGTCGAGAAAAGGAAGTCCTTTATCTGTCTTTGAGCCATCATAGCCAGACTCCGTTGTGTCGAAAATCCCTCTCGACTTAACGCTGCTCTTTTCATTGTCAGGGTCTCCCGTGGATAAAGCCTCATCCCTGCCATTATCCCTGTCTGATGAGGGCTTTTTCTTTTCTGCCAAAAACCTGGTAAAGGATCAGATGTAAATCATATTTTCGTACATCAAAGAGCAGACTGTATTGGACTACATTGagattttcaaaacatttgacattGAGTTTGACACCTTTGAATGTTCACAGCAAGATAAGAAAAGCTCCTTACAACATAAacgataaagacaaaacacatgcgCAAACTTATGGTTCAACTTTGCAGAAATGCAGAGACGACTAACCAGGATGGGGGTTTTTATTCCATACTTACATCATTAAAACCTTTTCTCCTAAATTATTGGATTGCAAACAACCTCATAGCACAGGTAAATGCCCAGCAAGTTTTGGATTGTGACATTTGAGTTTGTAATTAGCTGGTTTCCATTATAAGCTCTATTCTTCCAAGGATCTTTGTCACTGTACAAGGACTAAACACATTTGAGAGAGTGGTGATTATCGTTAAACTGCCAGGAGGACAAAAGGAAAGAGGGAAAACAtccaaaagacaaaacaaaagaagaaccaACATACTTTTTGAAAGCAGTTGAGATGGAAGCGGACTTGTCCCCTGCCTTCGTTTCTTCCTTGGAAAAGAAGCCAAAGCAAGCTGAAGTTGACTCCTTTGCCGGCGGGCTTTTGCTGGCAGGACCGATGCTTCGCCACAGTGAACCACCATTGCCAGCACCTCCAGAAAGGGACACTTTAGCCTCTGACTGACCGCCAGTAGATGTTGCATTGCCCGAGCGTTTGGGGCTGCCATCATAATCACTCAGGCCTTCCCATTTACTAGCAGATTCGTCAGGGGTACTTCCCGCAGGCTTGGATGCTTCCTTGGTGGATCCCTTACCCTCGCCAGGTGAGACCCTTCCCTTGGAATCTTTTGAATGGGTTCTTCCAGAGCTAGAGTTGCGTCGTCGTGGAGACGAGGAGCAGGAGGAGGAGCTAGAGTGTCTGGAACGGCCAGAGGACGATCTGTTGGAATGGCGTGATCTGCTTCGACTCCTTGAACGCTTGCGGGGCGAGTGGGACCGAGAGCGTCCCCTCCTGGGACTGTAAGAGTGGTCATAAGGCTGCTGCTGGTCTCTATGGCCATGCCAGTTGTTGGAACGGTAACCATAGGTGCCACCACCTCTGTGATAGTTACCTCGCGGGAAGTAGCCGCGCCCTCTGCCCCGGTTGTAATGGAACGGCCTCCGGTAGCCACGGAAACCACGGTTATATCCGCGATTGCCCTGAAAATCTCTAGTAGAGTAGTTCCTCTCTTTGCTATGTGAACGGGATCTTGATCTGGAACTAAAGGAAACAGATGGAGAGATACAATTATGGTTCATGGCCACTTGAGGGCACCATAGAATCACTGTTGTATTTGCAATGTGCAAGCAAAGACCATTTGGCTAAGTTATGTGCTTTCATTGACAGTGCTATATCATTTCCTTTAAATTTCACAACACATGCTGTTCTTGCAGCTGCTTTTAACACTGACTGTATGATTATGCTGCATAAATGTATGCCTTAATCATAAACTTTCCAAGTTACATAGGCTATATCAACCAAAACAATACCATATATATACTGGAAATCACCTGAAATTTCCCATAAAGGAACTGCAAACTTCACTATCTACATAAAATTCCAATCCATGAAATCTGTCACTCTCTTTCTACAATTACCAATTTCCTGGACATAACAAAAAGCACAAGGGCTTTACTGAAGGTATTATGATCCAAATTTACCACCAACTAAACCAAACACATTCACTACACCACCAACACAAAGCAAGTCTTTTCATTGGAAAAAGGTTATTAAGAGTAATGTTAACGAATCAGCATA from Myxocyprinus asiaticus isolate MX2 ecotype Aquarium Trade chromosome 30, UBuf_Myxa_2, whole genome shotgun sequence includes:
- the LOC127420857 gene encoding thyroid hormone receptor-associated protein 3-like isoform X2, with protein sequence MSKPPNSASHSQSRSRSRSRSRSYTRSHSRSRSRSRSRKHRYSSRSRSRSHSKERNYSTRDFQGNRGYNRGFRGYRRPFHYNRGRGRGYFPRGNYHRGGGTYGYRSNNWHGHRDQQQPYDHSYSPRRGRSRSHSPRKRSRSRSRSRHSNRSSSGRSRHSSSSSCSSSPRRRNSSSGRTHSKDSKGRVSPGEGKGSTKEASKPAGSTPDESASKWEGLSDYDGSPKRSGNATSTGGQSEAKVSLSGGAGNGGSLWRSIGPASKSPPAKESTSACFGFFSKEETKAGDKSASISTAFKKFLAEKKKPSSDRDNGRDEALSTGDPDNEKSSVKSRGIFDTTESGYDGSKTDKGLPFLDPEEEEYRQEMKDRKNEEESKYKDKVPLSLRDFSEERFGKWDDSVYLSNKASSRRDEDVEEELDVELYCSRKHATRKEEKAAKKKEKKKSRISPSSLSPSIGRPVFPAGREASPPAKSTVKREPKFNFSVKAFTDEGESSSGALGKERHLSRDLLHPGKKDHEEFRSIFQHIQAAQLRRSPSELFAQHIVTIVHHIKAQHFQSSGMTLNERFGIYQRKAAEMEMMKPKKSPEIHRRIDVSPSAFKKHSHLFEDFEESGYKDHGKKHEGDSLDLRLAIERRKKDPKRDGGKSSAGSRTPSHELSPDRSSKHKKSKKSKKKRERSPSSSSSSSSSPSPRLYRGREFHGEEHMEGGGGFNKARLGSREYLGSMERGGPRDYEGHMDRGYERGRGGYDRGGYDRGRGGYDRGFPRMRGRGWNRGNYPGNNPNNNPQNMAAPPRPQDEEWDPEYTPKSRKYFQHDDRDKEGEMKWLETRGRGRGNFPRGRGTFMIRKSGGSPKWTHDMFQGNAEQGDMGDGSTEHSLKDDDKSGENTASKP
- the LOC127420857 gene encoding thyroid hormone receptor-associated protein 3-like isoform X1, whose amino-acid sequence is MFNPYFHFLLYALQHQRSEDTVSAKMSKPPNSASHSQSRSRSRSRSRSYTRSHSRSRSRSRSRKHRYSSRSRSRSHSKERNYSTRDFQGNRGYNRGFRGYRRPFHYNRGRGRGYFPRGNYHRGGGTYGYRSNNWHGHRDQQQPYDHSYSPRRGRSRSHSPRKRSRSRSRSRHSNRSSSGRSRHSSSSSCSSSPRRRNSSSGRTHSKDSKGRVSPGEGKGSTKEASKPAGSTPDESASKWEGLSDYDGSPKRSGNATSTGGQSEAKVSLSGGAGNGGSLWRSIGPASKSPPAKESTSACFGFFSKEETKAGDKSASISTAFKKFLAEKKKPSSDRDNGRDEALSTGDPDNEKSSVKSRGIFDTTESGYDGSKTDKGLPFLDPEEEEYRQEMKDRKNEEESKYKDKVPLSLRDFSEERFGKWDDSVYLSNKASSRRDEDVEEELDVELYCSRKHATRKEEKAAKKKEKKKSRISPSSLSPSIGRPVFPAGREASPPAKSTVKREPKFNFSVKAFTDEGESSSGALGKERHLSRDLLHPGKKDHEEFRSIFQHIQAAQLRRSPSELFAQHIVTIVHHIKAQHFQSSGMTLNERFGIYQRKAAEMEMMKPKKSPEIHRRIDVSPSAFKKHSHLFEDFEESGYKDHGKKHEGDSLDLRLAIERRKKDPKRDGGKSSAGSRTPSHELSPDRSSKHKKSKKSKKKRERSPSSSSSSSSSPSPRLYRGREFHGEEHMEGGGGFNKARLGSREYLGSMERGGPRDYEGHMDRGYERGRGGYDRGGYDRGRGGYDRGFPRMRGRGWNRGNYPGNNPNNNPQNMAAPPRPQDEEWDPEYTPKSRKYFQHDDRDKEGEMKWLETRGRGRGNFPRGRGTFMIRKSGGSPKWTHDMFQGNAEQGDMGDGSTEHSLKDDDKSGENTASKP